From one Motacilla alba alba isolate MOTALB_02 chromosome 8, Motacilla_alba_V1.0_pri, whole genome shotgun sequence genomic stretch:
- the LOC119703758 gene encoding myomegalin-like isoform X1 produces the protein MKENCRICGRELCGNQRRWIFHTAAKLNLQVLLSHVLGRELCRDGRSEFACSKCAFMLDRIYRFDTVIARIEALSIERLQKLLLEKDRLKFCIASMYRRNNDDSSSEDRAGEGTVDLSNLPDARYAALLQEDFAYSGFEYWMDQEEHGLEPHSCHGSEGPGSRPRRCRGCAALRVADADYEAICKVPRKVARSISCGLSSRWSASVGNEESSVCDVAESTSSRVAVDGDSMEEGTPASSLESLDTTVEASPPQQKDEDADKGVKGNGKCDDFSDDRMTPSSSLSGNRLELALNLIKTLDYKPLQSPRGSRLPIPVKSSLPPPKLSHDLADGSASAGLACASSAFLNTDRKSFSRAPLGLPLEISELQELWDDLCEDYMPLRVQNLQDERQQAAPGSAAAGEHVSDVRAAELQGKLQHSEAANKLLQEKLNELNFELKSVQETSQRQDRTIQSLNEALKSKESKTEELYHIIEGQNETMAKLRDMLHRNQLGQLQVSESPLSPQEQQMSPLDLQNALFCTKLEVQKLKRAQRQKEHQLAEAKRATQLLETTVHEEEQQKEATWKHNQELRAVVQQLQAELQDKAQQLQTLEWEKSRELQAQEQRVQRLTQQLAHKEQLLQESRELLQCQQSLEKSPAAVNAMLEKLQQRVSDRDAALERAVDEKFCALEKKEQELQQLRVSMRERGSDLERLRSVLCSNEATIHSLESLLKAKTLELEQVSATCQNLRWLKEETEAKSGSRQKEQEGIIQQLQTCLHDRNKEVEELTATLLCKLGPGQSEVAEELCLRLQHKEKMLQDLLRDRNRQTMEHDAEIRELLQALSAKEQQSRVAAEKMAQALAERSRELQLLRQHVLGKDPVGTQSAGARPLKQDKQPIQEVLRRAYGATVIAGSPQEDSSCRTEGVTMSAAELEKDLVNAKEELELMAKKERESRRELTALQSVLATQEEELQVQASDIESLTRTIQVKEDLIKDLQMQLVDPEEIPAMERLTQEVLVLREKVAVAESQGQEATGNRRQQQLLLMLEGLVAERNRLNEALQAERQLYGSLVKFHTHPDSAARDHALQVELEGVHELRGQLEEALGRSLECLSRLETQGAIGGQAAGTHADASTNFTDSMKEEAARGSATQQSNPRARQENGGTERSTAPTVPERELRAEEELRELKAQLEEAGFSSVSHIRKAMLSLCLENAELKERMGEATSLLESGEQEEPGLGSPLAPEPRRLQRKSRGSLGERPAGGSGDGPGLPAERGAVPTKRPALEARAQDDMAKRPCPGSPGGGDGGHAEGSVPGGGWPGLGAELRSQVAQGQRQCQELQDKLAASEATVRAQAEQLEKYHVLLREPQTQQLSKQVQVDFQDLGYETCGRSETEADRDETTSPECEEPDVFSETSLAEELGSPCQPGMSRVGKTAQKTMALEDVEALHQHIQDLKAQLLNANKVIQSLQRRARSISVTSGYTSGAERPLPAPKALASPAHSLTDEDEGWQSDGHGTLCPPALRAHRDLQSLMHRVTLLEAQLPAAKRGAALPKELQSATWPGKYNSLIQAQARELSHLRQTLREGRGLSRSLAQHLRDALRSFEDLLRGTDIDYYLGQGFREQLAQGRHLAERLSDKLGIRDRQDGEDKTSHELLAQRLSRELQEKEKVIESLEVKLQERSESPGSSCPPSESSHSASSSSFTSEGLEPCSDGDAASEYSQCHEEPAQHTGLHFDSLSKPVSAPLPALVPGLSPFLPAGPPPPVAPPLLGCCGNSVCSLAEAQQELQVLRRQLGESVTLPMAPAKPTVPLGSFGEGGKAPASFCRHGALQGPAELPGATDTRGLWDVPPPGQLLYGALPPGYPSGQKLTGADLLEEHLLEIRNLRQRLEESICTNDQLREQLERRLASTGKGSGLPSDVYAQTPELGLQLSRENQALHEENRTLRLQRDQLSQELARVQETLVAACSRAREAEAELGQRRGKQRRLAEELSECQESVRQLRDERRSLQEDNNRLQHSVTLLQQQSEEQRLLLQTLRAELHVYESLPGPSAETRAGCFPSPPVRDVGTNSAAPLLSPLPSGTALLRRMDEPHGADVLLRKSEGPKGAHVVGRLDTYRALEQHIVEGKALARELMCLTRPALGLPNCSLPGKEVKRGQHGAGSSWGPDPQRTVLDVAPEPRTSPEGCRDSRRQGASSPGNAAGSALLCRAEHGHSPGAAGWGCPGSTRSRTLLPQALGWTGTGQGHLWGSASTLHGILEECVSLLTAFWSTVLPVSPAQHQGKEQVLQGEIAALRARLCEREDALQSTARRLRSTAQLKDSMEQFIVSQLTRTHSVLRKARTNLEVKAQQALPVA, from the exons atgaAGGAAAACTGCCGGATCTGCGGCCGGGAGCTGTGCGGCAACCAGCGGCGATGGATCTTTCACACGGCGGCCAAGCTGAATCTCCAGGTGCTGCTCTCCCACgtcctgggcagggagctgtgccggGACGGCAGGTCCGAGTTCGCCTGCAGCAAGTGTGCCTTCATGCTGGACCGCATCTACAGGTTCGACACCGTCATCGCCCGCATCGAAGCCCTCTCCATCGAGCgcctgcagaagctgctgctggagaaggaccGTCTCAAGTTCTGCATCGCAAGCATGTACCGCAGGAACAACGACGACTCCAGCTcggaggacagggctggggaggggaccGTGGACCTTTCCAACCTGCCTGATGCACGGTACGCTGCCCTCCTGCAGGAGGACTTCGCTTACTCTGGGTTTGAGTACTGGATGGATCAGGAGGAGCACGGGCTGGAGCCGCACAGCTGCCATGGCTCCGAGGGGCCAGGGAGCcgcccgcggcgctgccggggctgtgctgccctgcgCGTGGCCGATGCCGACTATGAAGCCATCTGCAAAGTGCCCCGAAAGGTGGCCAGGAGCATCTCCTGCGGGCTGTCCAGCCGCTGGTCAGCCAGCGTGGGCAACGAGGAGTCGTCTGTGTGTGATGTGGCCGAGTCCACCAGCTCCAGGGTGGCTGTGGATGGGGACAGCATGGAAGAAGGCACACCCGCGTCCTCTCTCGAGTCTCTGGACACCACCGTGGAGGCCAGCCCTCCGCAGCAGAAGGATGAAGATGCAGATAAGGGGGTgaaagggaatgggaaatgTGACGATTTCTCGGATGATCGCATGACCCCGAGCTCTTCACTGAGCGGGAacaggctggagctggcccTCAATTTGATCAAGACTTTGGACTACAAACCCCTTCAGAGCCCCCGAGGCAGCCGACTACCTATTCCTGTGAAGTCCAGCTTGCCCCCTCCCAAGCTCAGCCATGACTTGGCAGATGGCAGTGCTTCTGCTGGCTTAGCATGTGCTAGTTCTGCCTTCCTgaacacagacagaaaatcGTTTTCCAGAGCTCCTTTGGGCCTTCCCCTGGAaatttcagagctgcaggagctgtgggatgaCCTCTGTGAGGATTATATGCCGCTGCGGGTACAG aatTTGCAGGATGAAcggcagcaggcagctccaggtAGCgctgcagcaggggagcacGTGTCCGATGTGcgtgcagcagagctgcagggcaaaCTCCAGCACTCTGAAGCTGCCAACAAG TTGTTACAAGAGAAGCTGAATGAATTGAATTTCGAATTAAAATCCGTTCAAGAAACGTCACAAAGGCAAGATCGTACAATCCAGAGTCTGAACGAGGCCTTGAAGAGCAAAGAGAGTAAG ACGGAGGAGCTGTACCACATCATCGAAGGGCAGAATGAGACCATGGCCAAGCTGCGGGACATGTTACACAGAaaccagctgggacagctgcag GTGTCAGAGAGCCCACTGTcaccccaggagcagcaaatgtCACCGCTCGATCTTCAGAACGCGCTTTTCTGCACCAAACTGGAGGTGCAGAAACTGAAGAGAGCTCAGCGCCAGAAGGAGCATCAGCTGGCTGAAGCCAAGAGAGCAACCCAGCTCCTGGAGACCACGGTCcatgaggaagagcagcagaaagaggCAACCTGGAAACACAATCAG GAGCTGCGTGCTGTGGTAcaacagctgcaggcagagctgcaggacaaggctcagcagctccagactTTGGAGTGGGAGAAAAGCCGTGAGCTGCAGGCCCAGGAGCAGAGAGTTCAGCGTTTGACTCAGCAGCTGGCTCACAAGGAGCAGCTTCTGCAG GAGTCCAGGGAGCTTCTGCAATGCCAGCAAAGCTTGGAGAAGAGCCCTGCAGCCGTGAATGCCATGTTGGAGAAACTGCAGCAGCGTGTCAGTGACAGGGATGCTGCTCTGGAG CGAGCAGTAGATGAGAAGTTCTGTGCCctggagaagaaggagcaggagctgcagcagctgcgcGTGTCCATGCGGGAGCGCGGCAGTGACCTGGAGAGGCTGCGCAGCGTCCTCTGCAGCAACGAGGCCACCATCCAC AGCCTGGAGAGCCTCCTGAAAGCCAAAACCCTGGAACTGGAGCAGGTCTCGGCAACCTGTCAAAACCTCCGCTGGCTCAAAGAGGAGACTGAGGCCAAAtctggcagcaggcagaaggagcaggaggggatCATCCAACAGCTGCAGACCTGCCTGCATGACCGGAACAAGGAAGTGGAG GAGCTTACAGCAACTCTGCTGTGCAAGCTGGGCCCCGGGCAGAGTGAGGtagcagaggagctgtgcctgcGTCTCCAGCACAAGGAGAAGATGCTGCAGGATCTCCTCAGAGACCGGAACCGTCAAACCATGGAGCACGATGCCGAAATtcgggagctgctgcaggctctgagcgccaaggagcagcagagcaga GTGGCTGCAGAGAAGATGGCACAGGCTTTGGCTGAAAGGAGCCGAGAGCTACAACTGCTGCGCCAGCACGTGTTGGGGAAGGACCCTGTTGGGACCCAGTCAGCTGGTGCCAGGCCATTGAAGCAGGACAAACAACCCATACAA GAGGTACTGCGAAGAGCTTATGGAGCTACAGTCATTGCTGGATCCCCACAGGaagacagcagctgcaggacagagggag TTACAAtgtcagcagcagaactggagaAGGATCTCGTCAATGCcaaagaggagctggagctaatggcaaagaaggaaagggaaagcagg cGGGAGctcactgctctgcagtctGTCCTGGCCAcgcaggaggaggagctgcaggtgcaggcCTCGGACATTGAGTCCTTGACCAGAACCATCCAGGTGAAAGAGGACCTCATCAAG GATCTGCAGATGCAGCTGGTGGATCCTGAAGAAATTCCAGCCATGGAAAGGCTGACCCAAGAAGTGCTGGTGCTTCGGGAGAAAGTGGCCGTAGCAGAGTCCCAAGGACAGGAGGCTACTGGAAACAGAAGGCAACAG CAGTTGTTACTGATGCTGGAAGGGCTGGTGGCTGAGAGGAATCGGTTAAATGAGGCTCTCcaggcagagaggcagctctATGGCAGCCTGGTGAAATTTCACACACACCCAGACAG CGCTGCGAGAGACCACGCCCTGCAGGTGGAGCTGGAAGGGGTCCACGAGCTGCGGGGACAGCTGGAAGAAGCTCTTGGAAGAAGCTTGGAGTGTTTGAGCAGGCTGGAGACACAGGGCGCCATAGGAG GTCAGGCCGCAGGTACACACGCCGATGCCAGCACCAACTTCACCGACAGCATGAAGGAGGAGGCAGCCCGTGGCTCGGCAACCCAGCAG AGCAACCCCCGGGCCCGCCAGGAGAATGGGGGCACCGAAAGGAGCACAGCACCCACCGTGCCCGAACGGGAGCTGCgggctgaggaggagctgcGGGAGCTGAAGGCGCAGCTGGAGGAAGCCGGCTTCTCCTCTGTCTCCCACATCAG GAAGGCGATGCTGAGCCTGTGCCTGGAAAACGCGGAGCTGAAAGAGCGGATGGGTGAAGCCACGTCGCTGCTGGAGAgcggggagcaggaggagccggggctgggcagccctCTGGCCCCTGAGCCCCGGAGGCTGCAGCGCAAGAGCCGCGGCTCCCTTGGGGAGCGCCCGGCCGGAGGCAGCGGGGATGGCCCAGGGCTCCCGGCAGAGAGGGGAGCTGTGCCCACCAAACGCCCAGCGCTGGAGGCTCGAGCCCAGGATGACATGGCCAAGagaccctgccctggcagcccgGGTGGAGGGGACGGGGGCCAC GCGGAGGGCTCGGTTCCCGGCGggggctggccagggctgggcgCAGAGCTGCGCTCCCAGGTGGCACAGGGCCaaaggcagtgccaggagctgcaggacaagCTCGCCGCCTCGGAGGCCACAGTGCGGGCACAAGCTGAGCAGCTAGAGAAATACCACGTCCTGCTCC GTGAACCTCAGACACAGCAACTCAGCAAGCAAGTGCAGGTGGACTTCCAGGACCTGGGCTATGAGACCTGTGGGCGCAGTGAGACCGAGGCTGACCGTGATGAGACCACCAGCCCTG agtGCGAGGAGCCAGATGTGTTCAGCGAGAccagcctggctgaggagctggggtCCCCGTGCCAGCCAGGGATGTCCAGAGTGGGCAAAACTGCCCAGAAAACCATGGCCCTGGAGGATGTGGAGGCCCTGCACCAGCACATCCAGGACCTCAAGGCCCAGCTGCTCAATGCCAACAAGGTGATCCAGAGCCTGCAGCGCCGTGCCCGCTCCATCTCTGTCACCAGTGGCTACACCTCGGGTGCTGAGCGGCCCCTGCCGGCTCCCAAGGCCTTGGCGtccccagcccacagcctgACGGACGAGGACGAGGGCTGGCAGTCGGATGGCCACGGCACGCTGTGCCCACCTGCCCTGCGGGCACACCGCGACCTGCAGAGCCTGATGCACCGCGTCACCCTGCTCGAGGCACAGCTGCCCGCGGCCAAGCGTGGAGCCGCCTTGCCCAAGGAGCTGCAGTCTGCCACTTGGCCAGG GAAATACAACTCTTTGATCCAGGCACAGGCTCGGGAGCTCTCCCACTTGCGGCAGACGCTGCGGGAGGGCCGCGGGCTGAGCCGCAGCCTGGCCCAGCACCTGCGGGATGCCCTGCGCTCCTTCGAGGACCTCCTTCGGGGCACTGACATCGACTACTACCTGGGCCAGGGCTTTCGGGagcagctggcccagggcaggcacCTGGCTGAGAGGCTCAGTGACAAGCTGGGCATCA GAGATCGACAAGACGGGGAGGATAAAACCAGTCATGAACTCCTGGCACAGAG GCTCAGCCGGGAGCttcaggagaaggagaaggtgaTTGAGAGCCTGGAGGTGAAGCTGCAGGAGCGCTCTGAGTCCCCAGGTAGCAGCTGCCCACCCTCGGAGTCATCCcactctgccagcagctcatcCTTCACCTCcgaggggctggagccctgctcCGATGGGGATGCAGCCAGCGAGTACAGCCAGTGCCACGAGGAGCCTGCCCAACACACAG GCCTTCACTTTGACTCCTTGTCCAAACCTGTTAGTGcccccctgcctgccctggtccccgggctgtcccccttcctccctgccgGGCCCCCTCCTCCTGTGGCCCCGCCACTCCTGGGCTGCTGCGGGAATTCTGTCTGCTCCctggctgaggcacagcaggaacTGCAGGTGCTCCGCAGGCAACTGGGAGAAA gtgtgacACTGCCCATGGCACCAGCAAAGCCCACAGTGCCACTGGGCTCCTTTGGAGAGGGCGGCAAAGCCCCAGCATCGTTCTGCCGACACGGAGCCCTGCAGGGCCCGGCTGAGCTCCCCGGGGCCACCGACACCCGCGGCCTCTGGGACGTGCCCCCGCCCGGCCAGCTGCTCTACGGGGCCCTGCCACCGGGGTACCCGTCTGGGCAGAAGCTGACAG gggcagaCCTGCTGGAGGAACACCTGCTGGAGATCCGCAACCTGCGCCAGCGCCTGGAGGAGTCCATCTGCACCAACGACCAGCTCCGGGAGCAGCTGGAGCGCCGCCTGGCCTCCACCGGCAAGGGCAGCG GATTGCCCAGTGATGTCTATGCCCAGACAccggagctggggctgcagctgagcagggagaaCCAGGCTCTGCACGAGGAAAACCGGACCCTGCGGCTCCAACGTGACCAGCTCTCCCAAG agctggcacGGGTGCAGGAGACACTCGTGGCTGCCTGCTCTCGGGCACGGGAggctgaagcagagctgggccagaGGCGTGGGAAGCAGCGGAGGCTGGCGGAGGAGCTCTCCGAGTGCCAAGAGAGTGTCCGGCAGCTCCGGGATGAGCGGCGCTCTCTGCAGGAGGACAACAACAG gctgcagcactcAGTGAcgctcctgcagcagcagagtgaggaGCAGCGCCTGCTCCTGCAGACCCTGCGTGCGGAGCTGCACGTCTACGAGAGCCTCCCCGGCCCCTCTGCTGAGACACGAGCAG GCTGCTTCCCATCTCCTCCCGTGCGCGATGTTGGCACTAACTCAGCAgctcccctcctgtccccactgCCCTCCGGCACGGCGCTGCTCCGGCGGATGGACG AGCCACATGGGGCAGACGTGCTGCTGAGGAAGAGCGAGGGACCGAAGGGGGCTCACGTCGTTGGCCGTCTGGACACCTACcgagccctggagcagcacatcGTGGAGGGAAAGGCCTTGGCCCGGGAGCTGATGTGTCTCACACGCCCAGCACTCGGGCTGCCCAACTGCTCGCTCCCGGGAAAGGAGGTAAAGCGTGGGCAGCacggggcaggcagcagctgggggccAGACCCTCAGCGCACCGTGCTTGACGTGGCTCCCGAGCCCAGAACCAGCCccgagggctgcagggacagccggAGGCAGGGAGCCTCCAgcccagggaatgctgctggcagtgccttgCTGTGCCGGGCTGAGCACGGCCACTCGCCGGGTGCGGCGGGATGGGGGTGCCCCGGCAGCACCCGCTCCCGCACCCTTCTCCCGCAGGCCCTGGGATGGACGGGCACGGGGCAGGGGCATCTGTGGGGCAGCGCCAGCACCCTGCACGGCATCCTGGAGGAGTGCGTGTCTCTCCTCACTGCCTTCTGGAGCACCGTGCTGCCCgtgagccctgcccagcaccagggcaag GAGCAGGTGCTCCAGGGCGAGATCGCGGCGCTACGGGCCCGGCTCTGCGAGAGGGAggatgctctgcagagcacGGCCAGGCGGCTGcgcagcacagcccagctcaagGACAGCATGGAGCAGTTCATCGTCAGCCAGT TGACCAGGACCCACAGCGTGCTGCGCAAGGCCAGGACAAACCTGGAG GTGAAGGCCCAGCAGGCCCTGCCTGTTGCGTGA